The Apium graveolens cultivar Ventura chromosome 11, ASM990537v1, whole genome shotgun sequence genome has a window encoding:
- the LOC141695950 gene encoding calmodulin calcium-dependent NAD kinase-like, translating into MGEADAYSKYLGLPNLLGRNKSVLLGYLKERVRSKISSWDGKGVSKSGKVTLIRSVVQALPTFAMNVFLLPLEISKDIERSLSKFWWSTSQDSKITWMCWDRLTVHKDAGGLGFRNFRDFNLAMLGKQCWRLLTNPDSLVSRLYKARYYGHADFLNSKLGGSPSFIWRSILAARDVVLKGVRWRVGAGKGISIVGQPWRIQIAFGNCCGEFKRPQRLLMNKVSHNGWKENYGGGLVWNNKASLVNNVVATAKEFLTQWTAAQGRSTKARLQPMADGDGADIWVKPQLNTVKITVDAANFDEQNAYGISLIARDCTGALLEAKSKLFQGNVRPEFAEAMAIKEALSWTMRWGELKVVIESDCLVVIQAIRSKALMRSSFGGIIMECRSDTTNQATYMQIILASSLGLIIAAAMHLRLKKIRDSRIVPLIRVADTGQPAKLERFSHYVARQLGFADKRECPHLCKLASEYLKKTEGVEENIYAFFAEELEVDSLFVKLVEEFERCILSYFAFHWRHAHTMISQVLGSDSEPKKKLKHIVMAATREQRFERVTKNLKVARVFTTLVEEMKAIGLASPDDSQCTDVMVPMAHKDRSPVLLFMGGGMGAGKSTVLKEILKEPFWAGAAGNAVVIEADAFKESDVIYRALSSRGHHDMLQTAELVHQSSTDAASSLLVTALNEGRDVIMDGTLSWVPFVVQTITMARNVHRRRYRMGVGYKVEDGIVTESYWERCNEEPEQDGTKKRRPYRIELVGVVCDAYMAVVRGIRRAIMCRRAVRVRSQLNSHKRFADAFTTYCGLVDFARLYCTNALEGPPKLIGWKDKERNLLVDPEEIHCLKTIATLNESADSIIELYKGSHALKEGAVWKDIVLSPSRMLIQKELKFSIQKVESMKD; encoded by the exons ATGGGGGAAGCTGATGCCTATAGCAAGTATCTTGGGTTGCCTAATTTATTGGGGAGAAATAAGTCTGTACTTCTTGGCTATCTTAAAGAGAGAGTAAGATCGAAGATTAGTAGTTGGGATGGTAAAGGGGTGTCGAAGTCAGGGAAAGTAACTTTGATAAGATCAGTGGTTCAGGCTTTACCGACGTTTGCAATGAATGTGTTTTTGCTGCCTTTGGAGATCTCAAAAGACATAGAGAGAAGTTTGTCAAAGTTCTGGTGGAGTACAAGCCAAGATTCGAAAATTACTTGGATGTGTTGGGATCGCTTAACAGTTCATAAGGATGCAGGTGGCTTGGGGTTCAGAAACTTTAGGGATTTTAATCTGGCCATGCTTGGAAAACAATGTTGGAGACTATTGACAAATCCAGACAGCTTGGTGTCGAGGTTGTACAAAGCACGGTATTATGGGCATGCTGATTTTCTGAACTCAAAATTAGGGGGAAGCCCAAGTTTTATATGGAGAAGTATTCTGGCGGCAAGGGATGTGGTTTTGAAAGGGGTTAGGTGGCGAGTAGGGGCAGGGAAGGGAATCAGCATAGTAGGCCAGCCTTGGCGAATTCAGATAGCATTTGGAAACTGTTGTGGTGAATTCAAGCGCCCCCAAAG GTTGCTCATGAACAAAGTTTCTCATAATGGCTGGAAGGAGAATTACGGAGGAGGGTTG GTGTGGAATAATAAAGCATCGTTAGTCAATAATGTAGTTGCAACAGCAAAGGAATTTCTTACACAATGGACAGCTGCCCAAGGAAGGTCTACAAAGGCTCGCCTTCAGCCTATGGCGGATGGAGATGGAGCTGATATTTGGGTGAAACCTCAACTGAACACAGTTAAGATTACAGTTGATGCAGCTAATTTTGACGAGCAGAATGCGTATGGGATTAGTTTAATTGCAAGGGACTGTACAGGAGCTTTGCTTGAAGCAAAATCGAAACTATTTCAAGGCAATGTTAGACCAGAGTTTGCAGAGGCGATGGCGATCAAGGAGGCGCTCAGTTGGACCATGAGATGGGGAGAGTTGAAGGTGGTTATAGAATCGGACTGCTTGGTTGTTATACAGGCAATTCGAAGTAAAGCTCTCATGAGATCGAGTTTTGGAGGGATTATTATGGAATGTC GATCCGATACGACCAATCAAGCAACCTACATGCAGATCATATTAGCCTCTTCACTCGGCTTGATCATCGCAGCAGCAATGCATCTTCGTCTTAAAAAGATCAGGGATTCAAGGATTGTCCCTTTGATAAGAGTTGCAGACACAGGGCAACCTGCAAAACTTGAAAGGTTCTCCCATTATGTCG CTAGGCAACTGGGGTTTGCAGATAAAAGGGAATGTCCACATCTGTGCAAGTTAGCTTCTGAATATTTGAAAAAAACTGAAGGGGTCGAGGAGAATATTTATGCATTCTTTGCTGAAGAATTGGAAGTCGATTCGTTATTTGTAAAGCTTGTTGAGGAATTTGAAAGATGCATCCTTAGTTACTTTGCTTTCCACTGGAGGCATGCTCACACTATGATCAGTCAG GTGTTGGGTTCTGATTCGGAGCCCAAGAAAAAACTTAAGCACATCGTTATGGCAGCAACTAG GGAACAAAGATTTGAGAGAGTCACAAAGAATTTGAAAGTGGCAAGAGTATTTACCACATTGGTGGAGGAAATGAAAGCAATTGGACTTGCATCTCCAGACGATTCACAATGCACAGATGTAATGGTTCCAATGGCACATAAAGATAGAAGTCCTGTCCTTCTCTTCATGGGTGGTGGAATGGGAGCAGGGAAGAGTACTGTGCTGAAGGAAATTCTAAAAGA ACCATTCTGGGCAGGAGCAGCAGGGAATGCCGTTGTAATAGAGGCAGACGCGTTCAAAGAATCTGATGTTATATATAGAGCACTTAGCTCTAGGGGCCACCATGATATGCTTCAAACAGCTGAACTG GTGCACCAATCATCTACGGACGCTGCATCATCTCTCCTGGTCACAGCACTCAATGAAGGGCGGGATGTAATAATGGATGGAACTCTCTCATGGGTCCCCTTTGTTGTGCAAACTATAACAATGGCAAGGAATGTTCATCGCCGCCGTTATAGAATGGGAGTTGGTTACAAAGTTGAAGATGGCATAGTAACTGAAAGCTACTGGGAACGTTGTAACGAAGAACCAGAACAAGATGGAACTAAGAAGAGAAGACCATACAGGATAGAGCTAGTTGGAGTGGTTTGTGATGCTTACATGGCTGTTGTTAGAGGCATACG GAGAGCTATCATGTGCAGAAGAGCTGTGAGGGTGAGATCACAATTAAACTCACATAAAAGATTTGCAGATGCATTTACAACATACTGTGGCCTGGTAGATTTTGCTAGATTATACTGCACCAATGCCTTGGAAGGTCCACCTAAG TTGATAGGATGGAAGGATAAAGAAAGAAATTTGTTGGTTGATCCAGAGGAGATACATTGTTTGAAAACAATAGCAACGTTGAACGAATCAGCAGACTCCATAATTGAGCTCTATAAGGGCAGCCATGCTCTCAAGGAAGGTGCTGTTTGGAAGGACATTGTCCTCTCACCTTCAAGAATGCTCATTCAGAAAGAGCTTAAGTTTTCAATCCAGAAAGTTGAAAGCATGAAAGATTAA